In the genome of Pseudomonas bubulae, one region contains:
- a CDS encoding tubulin-like doman-containing protein, protein MDKSEELTGPATPPVCDKIYPTLFIALGGTGMKVNIRLRRRILNAIWGGNNQVQHISDFPLVQFINFDLDSGEVTQDGKSVKTDVLAEQVAFTSEEKVIEPLHLSKYTHSMDELNRHREVAEWFPLTPDKIKALGIDPSKGAGQIRALSRLYFFDKYPKIRDKMRDKVGRLLNNIGTQADKLKKLGLEIEPGKLRIVITGSAAGGTGSGAFLDMGYLAKAILKEKNIVGKVDLFLVLPGGFQAFNSERVQANGYAALMEMETCMRGNPLLKHWDASDNLFIDSRPYDDVFILDNSNVAQARTENQEDVYEMLSDILFTDFTSQDFANKKRSVSVNQNLFKTENFDVSLPRDYGDNNTLQFPRIYSSVGQAVLDTQIDARQNVRLNQQVQHMLKAFFGVANSEVISNRPTDKERDEFLKEQLTITARTFTDLPEFLSRVELTQATGEFTHYQIADDLLQVEGDNSVIAQIEHKVESLFERLQNGGADKDQWLTLVREIQQQLERDTKGSSIDSAERNHEVRIKENRLKRFAQWTREDSLPEQLFRRLDDDERGGLDYILALVEMIKDRLENDNGIIPALEKNAGRFKELSEKLESSELAREFERLKETTGKGLLARLSGKDKQADTVISQVKDTLRESLLFYVRSIAAREAAQLLRDISEWLGRKGPVDVNGRPVWSGFVGRLQDGRNAVDHLLHRIDSNIAKINAGLQTQHATLIPLKLVQSDDRHPVDSQQVREWAKDAFKDFGGSKALFGKLQTKEGQEELLQALRNKAVHQLPKNQADVDPLMTALAALPPEEQREKFRMLLLRAMPWVPLNLNGDFNIHKDLYTCLIGVHNSTEFNRLFGAQIAECLPQGAGITAGQINFFESGMPGKLVCYTELSGFPIPAITQLSTYLASYRKESASIPLHIHKRISQFVQPIQFNQEQYREFAEDFKLYLHAIGLGVLKRLNNGLYEFMLAKDNFTVGDEFSIRQSRFHSIHRADIERQVNDKAKGLNAFQVAVLATIFEDMSSTAYKPKKKDEGGRSYNFKAFPCNIAELLKQEYLERLDRQAPTDAKNLKDRAETLMEQWGQRIEGSKADVYHDEVEGDHGEKLTVNKEFFTDGWLENLSTQASTAPAAPGMAPPPPFAAPQHSYHLSVSGTNYGPYNTQQLQQYVQSGQITRDSLLWREGMPAWQTAGQIMELAHLFAPAVGGPPLTAPAPPPAP, encoded by the coding sequence ATGGACAAGAGTGAAGAACTGACCGGCCCTGCAACCCCTCCGGTCTGCGACAAAATATACCCCACTTTGTTTATCGCTCTTGGCGGCACCGGTATGAAGGTCAATATTCGCCTGCGCCGGCGCATCCTTAATGCGATCTGGGGAGGCAATAATCAAGTCCAACATATCTCGGATTTCCCGCTGGTGCAGTTCATCAATTTCGACCTCGATTCAGGTGAAGTAACCCAGGATGGTAAGTCAGTAAAAACCGACGTGCTGGCCGAGCAAGTGGCCTTCACCTCTGAAGAGAAAGTCATTGAGCCTCTGCATCTGAGCAAATACACCCACTCCATGGATGAGCTCAATCGCCACCGTGAAGTGGCCGAATGGTTCCCGCTGACACCAGATAAAATCAAAGCTTTAGGCATCGACCCCTCCAAGGGGGCAGGGCAGATTCGTGCACTGTCACGCCTGTATTTCTTCGACAAATATCCAAAAATCCGCGACAAAATGCGCGACAAAGTCGGGCGTTTGCTCAATAACATTGGTACTCAAGCAGACAAGCTGAAAAAACTTGGTCTGGAAATCGAACCGGGAAAACTGCGGATCGTTATTACCGGCTCAGCCGCCGGGGGTACCGGCTCCGGTGCATTCCTGGACATGGGCTATCTGGCCAAGGCCATCCTTAAAGAAAAAAACATTGTTGGCAAGGTCGACTTGTTCCTCGTCCTGCCAGGCGGTTTCCAAGCCTTCAACAGCGAGCGTGTTCAAGCGAACGGCTACGCTGCATTGATGGAAATGGAAACCTGCATGCGCGGCAATCCCCTGCTAAAACATTGGGACGCCTCCGACAATCTGTTTATCGACAGTCGCCCCTACGATGACGTTTTCATCCTAGACAACAGCAACGTCGCACAAGCAAGAACCGAGAATCAGGAAGACGTCTATGAAATGCTTTCCGACATCTTGTTCACCGACTTCACTTCACAAGACTTCGCCAACAAAAAGCGATCAGTTTCCGTAAACCAAAACCTGTTCAAGACCGAGAACTTTGATGTCAGCCTGCCGCGCGACTATGGCGACAACAACACACTGCAGTTTCCTCGTATCTACTCCTCGGTCGGGCAGGCCGTTCTCGACACACAAATTGACGCCCGCCAGAACGTACGTCTGAATCAGCAAGTGCAGCACATGCTTAAGGCGTTTTTCGGCGTCGCCAATAGCGAAGTCATCAGTAATCGTCCAACCGATAAAGAGCGTGACGAATTCCTGAAGGAACAACTCACCATCACGGCACGTACCTTCACCGACCTGCCAGAATTTCTGTCCCGTGTGGAGTTAACCCAAGCCACTGGCGAGTTCACTCACTATCAGATCGCCGATGATCTGCTACAGGTAGAAGGTGACAACAGTGTCATTGCGCAAATTGAGCACAAAGTCGAATCTCTGTTCGAGCGCTTGCAAAATGGCGGCGCCGATAAGGATCAATGGCTGACCCTGGTCCGCGAGATTCAACAGCAGCTTGAGCGTGACACCAAAGGCAGCTCTATCGACAGCGCCGAGCGTAACCATGAAGTGCGGATCAAGGAAAACCGACTGAAACGTTTCGCACAATGGACACGCGAAGATAGCTTGCCGGAGCAATTGTTCCGTCGTCTGGATGATGACGAGCGCGGAGGGCTGGATTACATCCTGGCACTGGTCGAAATGATCAAAGACCGCCTTGAAAACGACAATGGCATCATCCCTGCGCTGGAGAAAAATGCCGGACGCTTTAAAGAACTGTCGGAAAAGCTCGAATCATCTGAGCTGGCACGCGAGTTCGAGCGCCTGAAAGAAACGACTGGCAAAGGACTATTGGCGCGACTGAGCGGTAAAGATAAACAAGCCGACACTGTGATCAGCCAGGTCAAAGATACCCTGCGTGAAAGCCTGTTGTTCTACGTACGTTCGATTGCCGCGCGCGAAGCGGCTCAGTTGCTGCGTGATATCTCTGAATGGTTGGGCCGCAAAGGACCAGTAGACGTCAACGGTCGCCCTGTGTGGAGCGGTTTTGTAGGACGCCTGCAGGACGGCCGTAACGCAGTTGATCATCTTTTGCATCGCATCGACTCAAACATCGCCAAAATCAATGCCGGGCTTCAGACTCAACACGCCACGCTGATTCCGCTAAAACTGGTGCAAAGTGACGACCGTCATCCCGTCGACAGCCAGCAAGTACGCGAGTGGGCCAAGGACGCTTTCAAAGACTTTGGTGGCTCAAAAGCCTTGTTTGGCAAGTTGCAGACCAAAGAAGGTCAAGAGGAACTGCTACAGGCGCTGCGCAATAAAGCAGTGCATCAGTTACCTAAAAATCAAGCGGATGTGGATCCGTTGATGACCGCATTGGCGGCACTACCCCCCGAAGAACAGCGAGAGAAGTTCAGGATGTTGTTGCTGCGGGCCATGCCATGGGTACCGCTTAACCTCAATGGTGATTTCAATATCCACAAAGACCTCTATACCTGCCTGATTGGCGTACACAACTCGACTGAATTCAACCGCTTGTTTGGCGCTCAAATTGCGGAATGCTTGCCACAAGGCGCGGGTATCACAGCAGGACAAATCAATTTCTTTGAATCAGGCATGCCCGGCAAACTGGTGTGCTACACCGAATTGAGCGGGTTCCCGATCCCAGCTATCACCCAGCTGTCGACGTACCTAGCCAGCTATCGTAAAGAAAGCGCCTCCATCCCCCTGCATATCCATAAACGCATTAGCCAATTCGTACAACCGATCCAGTTCAATCAAGAGCAGTACCGCGAGTTCGCTGAGGATTTCAAACTCTACTTGCATGCCATTGGCTTGGGCGTCCTCAAGCGTCTGAACAACGGGCTGTATGAGTTCATGCTGGCCAAGGACAACTTCACCGTGGGCGATGAGTTTTCTATTCGCCAAAGCCGGTTCCATAGCATCCACCGTGCCGACATCGAACGTCAGGTCAACGACAAGGCCAAAGGCCTTAACGCCTTCCAAGTTGCGGTGCTGGCGACGATTTTCGAAGACATGAGCAGCACGGCCTATAAGCCGAAAAAGAAAGATGAAGGCGGACGCTCATATAATTTCAAAGCCTTCCCATGCAACATCGCAGAACTCTTAAAGCAAGAGTATCTGGAACGCCTTGACCGTCAGGCACCGACTGATGCGAAAAACCTCAAAGACCGCGCTGAAACCCTTATGGAGCAATGGGGGCAGCGGATCGAAGGCTCAAAAGCCGACGTCTATCACGATGAAGTTGAGGGTGATCACGGCGAAAAACTCACGGTAAATAAAGAGTTCTTCACCGACGGCTGGCTGGAAAATCTGTCCACCCAGGCAAGCACTGCACCTGCAGCCCCTGGTATGGCCCCACCACCACCGTTCGCCGCACC